A genomic stretch from Dehalococcoidales bacterium includes:
- a CDS encoding ATP-binding protein, which produces MPADTTVMVVEDDIGTRITLCGILEDAGYSVIELERGADALEMIRGCPFEAVITDIRLPDASGMEILELAREMNPEAIVIMMTGYASVETAINAVNDGAYAYFVKPINPDEMKTAIANALKQQRLALENKGLVASLQDTNHLLLEANEELKRATEAKSEFLAHMSHELRTPLNVIIGFSELMLDKVPGEINREQRQCLNDILQGGRQLLSLVNDILDLSRIESGKMELRLADFAIGNLVEPLKRVMVPRLAQKKQEFTIMIGDALPPVNADTDRVVQVLINLLSNASKFTPEGGKLKLEAGREDGCCYVSVVDNGIGIAREEQEKIFEPFYQADSAAVRKKNGTGLGLTIARQIVEMHGGRIWVESESGEGSRFTFTLPFTRSGEYA; this is translated from the coding sequence ATGCCCGCGGACACTACCGTGATGGTGGTCGAGGATGATATCGGTACCCGGATAACCCTGTGCGGCATACTGGAGGATGCCGGTTACAGCGTTATCGAGCTGGAGAGGGGCGCCGATGCCCTCGAGATGATTCGTGGGTGTCCTTTTGAGGCCGTTATTACTGATATCAGGCTGCCCGACGCCAGCGGAATGGAGATACTGGAACTGGCCAGAGAAATGAATCCTGAAGCGATTGTAATAATGATGACCGGTTATGCCAGTGTGGAAACGGCAATAAATGCGGTAAATGATGGCGCTTATGCCTATTTTGTTAAGCCCATCAACCCCGACGAGATGAAGACCGCTATCGCTAACGCCCTGAAGCAACAAAGACTGGCATTGGAGAATAAGGGACTGGTAGCCAGTTTGCAGGACACCAACCATCTCCTGCTTGAAGCTAATGAAGAGCTGAAGAGAGCGACCGAGGCAAAGTCCGAATTCCTGGCTCACATGTCCCATGAGCTGCGTACCCCTCTTAATGTTATCATTGGTTTTTCCGAGCTGATGCTGGATAAAGTGCCCGGAGAGATTAACCGCGAGCAAAGGCAATGCCTGAATGATATTTTGCAGGGCGGCCGCCAATTGCTGAGTTTAGTCAATGATATTCTTGACCTGTCCAGAATAGAATCCGGCAAGATGGAGCTCCGGCTGGCGGATTTTGCAATAGGTAACCTGGTAGAACCGTTGAAGAGGGTTATGGTCCCCAGGCTGGCACAGAAGAAGCAGGAGTTTACGATCATGATAGGGGATGCGCTTCCCCCGGTGAACGCTGACACAGACAGGGTGGTACAGGTGCTCATCAATTTACTGAGTAACGCCAGTAAGTTCACCCCGGAGGGCGGCAAACTGAAGCTTGAAGCGGGCAGGGAAGACGGCTGTTGTTATGTCAGCGTAGTCGATAATGGAATTGGCATCGCCAGGGAGGAGCAGGAAAAGATATTCGAGCCTTTCTACCAGGCAGACAGCGCCGCAGTCAGAAAGAAGAATGGTACCGGACTCGGTCTGACTATTGCCCGGCAGATAGTAGAAATGCACGGCGGACGAATCTGGGTAGAGAGCGAATCCGGTGAGGGGAGCAGGTTCACCTTTACCCTGCCCTTTACCCGGTCCGGTGAATATGCTTAA